Proteins encoded within one genomic window of Desulforegulaceae bacterium:
- a CDS encoding FlgD immunoglobulin-like domain containing protein, translating to MTIVSDSLSSITGYTDHMAEKIKSDDDLGMNDFLTMLIAQLQHQDPLNPMESQDFTAQLTQFSQLEAQFKSNKILEDISKSLNLQTGKNAEDYLDKYITATVDTIDLTNSKAAGGFYTLEEAAQVSITVFDKNGKVVQTIDSGQKEPGSYSINWDGKDLEGNPCEDGTYNFYVEALTSSGYSPVTTSVSGKVDSIIYQGEKQYLVVEGVLVSPKSVVEARTEKSSEFEPGSTFDYLGKTIEASTGAISLESGKVKSSLPSFIIESEASTRVNILNSTGQIVYSYHNGNTKGGKPVEIEWDGKDQNGNKLSDGYYYYEVVASGNLKADTSVKGEVTGVFYENGRHFLDINGVRVAPEYIEAVKG from the coding sequence ATGACTATTGTATCAGATTCACTAAGTAGCATTACCGGCTATACAGACCATATGGCTGAAAAAATTAAGTCTGACGATGATCTTGGGATGAATGATTTTCTTACCATGCTCATTGCCCAGCTTCAGCATCAGGACCCTTTAAACCCAATGGAATCCCAGGATTTTACTGCTCAGTTGACCCAGTTTTCACAACTTGAAGCTCAGTTCAAGTCAAACAAAATCCTTGAAGATATTTCCAAATCCTTAAATCTTCAGACAGGAAAAAATGCAGAAGATTATCTTGACAAGTATATAACAGCCACAGTTGACACAATAGATCTGACAAATTCTAAAGCAGCCGGAGGTTTTTATACTCTTGAGGAAGCTGCCCAGGTTTCAATAACTGTTTTTGATAAAAACGGCAAAGTTGTTCAAACAATTGATTCAGGACAAAAAGAACCAGGCTCTTATTCTATAAACTGGGATGGAAAAGATCTAGAGGGAAATCCTTGTGAAGACGGAACTTATAATTTTTATGTTGAGGCTCTTACATCTTCAGGATATTCGCCGGTTACTACTTCTGTAAGCGGAAAAGTTGATTCAATAATCTATCAGGGAGAAAAACAGTATCTTGTTGTTGAAGGAGTTCTTGTATCACCCAAGTCTGTAGTTGAAGCAAGAACTGAAAAATCCTCTGAATTTGAACCAGGCTCAACTTTTGATTATCTTGGAAAAACAATTGAAGCTTCAACAGGGGCAATTTCCCTTGAATCTGGCAAGGTTAAAAGTTCTCTTCCATCGTTTATAATTGAAAGTGAAGCATCTACAAGGGTGAATATATTAAATTCAACAGGACAGATTGTTTATTCATATCACAATGGAAATACTAAAGGAGGGAAACCCGTAGAAATTGAATGGGATGGAAAGGATCAAAACGGCAATAAATTATCAGACGGATATTATTATTATGAAGTTGTAGCCTCAGGTAATCTAAAGGCTGATACTTCTGTCAAAGGAGAGGTTACAGGAGTGTTTTATGAAAATGGAAGGCATTTTCTTGATATTAATGGAGTGCGGGTTGCTCCTGAATATATAGAAGCGGTTAAAGGTTAG
- a CDS encoding CBS domain-containing protein has translation MKISEFMTTDVISCNVDKTLKDAADLMLEKNISVLPVVDSDNKLLGILTESDFVGKDANIPRAMASIRMLFGKTAYRGNIEKIYREVKDHPLDKVMTKDPVTISADSSLTALVELMGNRNLKRIPVVKDKKLVGIVTRKDLIKAFSMVK, from the coding sequence ATGAAAATTTCTGAATTTATGACAACTGATGTCATTAGCTGTAACGTTGATAAAACTCTCAAAGACGCTGCTGACCTGATGCTGGAAAAAAACATAAGCGTTCTTCCTGTTGTTGACTCAGACAATAAGCTCCTGGGAATCTTGACAGAATCTGATTTTGTTGGAAAAGACGCTAATATTCCCCGTGCAATGGCTTCTATTAGAATGCTTTTTGGCAAAACCGCATACAGGGGAAACATTGAGAAAATATACAGAGAGGTAAAAGACCACCCCCTTGACAAAGTTATGACAAAAGATCCAGTTACAATCAGTGCTGATTCAAGCTTAACAGCCCTTGTTGAACTCATGGGCAACAGGAACCTGAAAAGGATTCCTGTTGTAAAAGACAAAAAACTTGTTGGAATTGTTACAAGAAAAGATCTCATCAAAGCTTTTTCAATGGTCAAATAA
- a CDS encoding transporter, with protein sequence MEDLQKMIKANKFSKLYVFYFLCFLTLPFVACFADEIDINQDLLDKQIIELEKRAEELNKKTLTEKTKKDFLSEQDEYSKLLSAAGREYTLRPKGVVGVDYSFSYYGKTYDQISSAEESGTSFEREATHRMVNTVSIEYPLKNNLSFLIDLPFVSIYDDIQGETADMDDFGDPYMGILFQPFKKQDNKPGFTISSGFTFPMGRSPYEINPQTEFPTGEGVYTFNLGLGMSKKVSPTLVYGSFFYSYKFKNSRLDFKNSIYLGETGEYLKKINPGDEAGFNAGMGYVISENVSISFGCKFIYQFPTDYTWRGRGKLSSSSTTSSLFLLGTAWQITEKRKIYMELGIGLTNNDEDFSFKFRIPFNFIL encoded by the coding sequence ATGGAAGACTTACAAAAAATGATCAAGGCCAATAAATTCAGCAAATTATATGTTTTTTATTTCTTGTGTTTTTTAACCCTGCCCTTTGTTGCCTGTTTTGCAGATGAAATAGATATCAACCAAGACCTTCTTGATAAACAAATCATAGAGCTTGAAAAACGTGCAGAAGAACTAAACAAAAAAACTCTGACCGAAAAAACCAAAAAAGATTTTTTATCTGAACAAGACGAGTATTCAAAACTTTTATCTGCTGCGGGCCGTGAATATACACTGAGACCCAAAGGAGTAGTCGGAGTAGATTATAGTTTTTCATATTATGGAAAAACCTATGACCAAATAAGTTCAGCAGAAGAATCAGGGACTTCATTTGAGCGTGAAGCAACTCACAGAATGGTAAATACTGTTTCAATTGAATATCCTTTAAAAAACAATCTTTCCTTTCTAATTGATCTGCCTTTTGTATCAATCTATGATGATATTCAGGGGGAAACTGCTGATATGGATGATTTTGGAGACCCCTATATGGGAATTTTATTCCAGCCCTTCAAAAAACAAGACAACAAACCCGGGTTTACAATAAGTTCTGGTTTTACCTTTCCCATGGGAAGAAGCCCCTATGAAATAAACCCCCAAACAGAATTCCCAACAGGAGAAGGTGTTTATACATTCAACCTAGGACTTGGGATGAGTAAAAAAGTCTCCCCTACCCTTGTTTATGGAAGCTTTTTTTACTCATACAAATTTAAAAACTCAAGACTGGATTTTAAAAACTCAATTTACCTTGGCGAAACAGGTGAATATTTAAAAAAAATAAACCCTGGAGATGAGGCTGGTTTTAATGCTGGAATGGGCTATGTTATTTCAGAAAATGTATCCATAAGCTTTGGATGTAAATTTATTTATCAATTCCCAACTGATTATACTTGGAGAGGAAGAGGAAAACTTTCTTCTTCTTCAACCACCAGCTCGCTTTTCTTGCTAGGAACTGCCTGGCAAATCACAGAAAAAAGAAAAATTTATATGGAACTGGGTATTGGGCTCACAAATAATGACGAAGATTTTAGTTTTAAATTCAGAATACCTTTTAATTTTATTCTTTGA
- a CDS encoding porin family protein — MRKTIFKIFTIVFLVATISIPSSVVADQGKFYLGPAMGYNMDAFNGEMDRDNAFGFNFAVGYDFTERLTLEAQFDKIREIGTKNPASHDEVDLQAYSLNLKFYPAQTKEKINGYVTFGLGWMEAKAPGKCSDSIKKGRGKEEDFWGKFGVGSDFIVSDKISFFIEADYSQGFKDLNPIDFFSAKIGFKIYP, encoded by the coding sequence ATGAGGAAAACAATTTTTAAGATTTTTACTATTGTATTTTTGGTAGCGACTATTTCAATTCCTTCTTCAGTAGTGGCAGATCAGGGTAAGTTTTATTTGGGTCCGGCCATGGGTTATAATATGGATGCTTTTAATGGAGAAATGGACAGAGATAATGCCTTTGGGTTTAATTTTGCAGTTGGTTATGATTTTACTGAACGTTTAACTCTAGAAGCACAATTTGATAAGATAAGAGAAATTGGTACAAAAAACCCAGCTTCACATGATGAGGTTGACCTTCAGGCTTATTCATTAAATTTAAAGTTTTATCCAGCCCAGACCAAAGAAAAAATTAACGGCTATGTAACTTTTGGTCTTGGATGGATGGAAGCAAAAGCTCCAGGAAAATGTTCTGATTCAATCAAAAAAGGCAGGGGAAAAGAGGAAGACTTTTGGGGTAAGTTTGGAGTAGGAAGTGATTTTATTGTATCAGATAAAATATCTTTTTTTATTGAAGCTGACTATTCCCAGGGTTTTAAGGACTTGAATCCCATTGATTTTTTCTCAGCTAAAATAGGTTTTAAAATATATCCTTGA
- a CDS encoding sigma 54-interacting transcriptional regulator, which yields MKKPRILFVCEKDFKTLKLAVQIALDKYGEHAGFEGCFTGEVSNKLSDKKLEDFNLKTPFAFNGKSFDIIISLCSTKSEKFRQFAGFPVIVDWSDKIESAVKEKALGPILEKELQCFFDSGYFSGIKNYKFNMDLIINSLGDAVIAHDLNRRIYYFNKTAEQITGYTQEEVLGNDCHDVFPSPICGKNCSFCVGLSPDQSFKSKSYKTTFHDKSGTRKELKVNIIPIRDSFNILRGVTASIKDLTELNLAKEQILKEQNFNGIIGKDPEMLKVFQQIKDLALYDTPAHIYGETGTGKELVARAIHNESIRSSLPFVPINCGALPEGLIESELFGHVKGAFSGAIRDKKGRFELADKGTIFLDEVGELPKNIQVKLLRVLQEGTFEKVGGESTIKVDVRVLSATNRNLKQAVQKGEFRDDLYYRLNVVPIYLVPLKKRKNDIPVLCAHFLKKIASRHKQEKLDISKRALSALMDYDWPGNVRELENIIEYSIIHSLGSVIDLESLPEEIQEVAKNRDKTLRTNKSRGKLNRAAVIYALEKTGGNKTKAAKILGVGRATLYRYLNNNSVDFEID from the coding sequence ATGAAGAAACCTCGAATACTGTTTGTTTGTGAAAAAGATTTTAAAACTTTGAAGCTGGCAGTTCAAATAGCCTTGGATAAATATGGTGAACACGCTGGTTTTGAGGGATGTTTTACAGGAGAAGTTTCAAACAAATTATCTGATAAAAAACTTGAAGATTTTAATTTAAAAACTCCTTTTGCGTTCAATGGCAAATCCTTTGACATTATAATTTCACTTTGTAGTACAAAATCAGAAAAGTTTCGCCAGTTTGCAGGATTTCCTGTGATTGTTGACTGGTCTGATAAAATTGAGTCCGCGGTTAAAGAAAAAGCCCTTGGCCCAATACTTGAAAAAGAACTTCAATGCTTTTTTGACTCAGGTTATTTTTCCGGGATAAAAAATTATAAGTTCAATATGGATCTTATAATAAACTCTCTTGGAGATGCGGTAATAGCCCATGATTTGAATAGAAGGATTTATTATTTTAATAAAACAGCAGAACAGATTACAGGATACACTCAGGAAGAAGTTTTGGGTAATGATTGTCATGATGTTTTCCCTTCTCCAATTTGTGGGAAAAACTGTTCTTTTTGTGTAGGGCTATCTCCTGATCAAAGTTTTAAAAGCAAATCCTATAAAACAACATTTCATGATAAGTCAGGAACAAGAAAAGAGCTTAAGGTAAATATAATTCCAATCAGGGATTCTTTTAATATTCTAAGGGGAGTAACTGCTTCTATTAAAGACCTTACTGAACTTAATCTTGCCAAGGAGCAAATACTTAAAGAGCAGAATTTTAATGGAATTATAGGTAAAGATCCTGAAATGCTAAAAGTTTTTCAGCAGATAAAAGATCTTGCACTCTATGATACACCGGCTCATATCTATGGTGAAACAGGAACAGGAAAAGAGCTGGTGGCAAGGGCAATCCACAATGAAAGTATAAGAAGTTCTCTGCCTTTTGTTCCTATAAACTGTGGAGCACTTCCCGAGGGCTTAATTGAAAGTGAACTTTTCGGTCATGTAAAAGGTGCTTTTTCCGGAGCTATAAGAGATAAAAAAGGAAGATTTGAGCTTGCAGATAAAGGGACAATTTTTCTTGATGAAGTTGGTGAACTCCCTAAAAATATTCAGGTAAAGCTTTTAAGGGTTTTGCAGGAAGGGACATTTGAAAAGGTCGGTGGAGAATCAACTATCAAGGTTGACGTAAGAGTTTTAAGTGCAACAAATAGAAATTTGAAACAGGCTGTTCAAAAAGGTGAGTTTAGAGATGATCTTTATTATCGTCTTAATGTTGTTCCTATTTACCTTGTGCCCCTTAAAAAAAGAAAAAACGATATCCCGGTTTTGTGTGCCCATTTTCTCAAAAAAATTGCCAGCCGCCATAAACAGGAAAAACTTGATATTTCCAAAAGAGCCTTAAGTGCACTAATGGACTATGACTGGCCTGGAAATGTAAGAGAGCTTGAAAATATTATTGAATATTCAATTATCCATTCTTTAGGTTCTGTGATTGATTTAGAAAGTCTTCCTGAAGAAATTCAAGAAGTTGCCAAAAATAGAGATAAAACCCTTAGAACCAATAAATCAAGGGGAAAACTTAACCGGGCTGCTGTTATTTATGCTCTTGAAAAAACCGGAGGAAATAAAACCAAAGCCGCCAAGATTTTAGGTGTTGGGCGGGCTACTCTTTATAGATATTTGAATAACAATTCTGTTGATTTTGAAATCGATTGA
- a CDS encoding flagellar hook-length control protein FliK — MYTNIFFSGFKSLETFEVSSKSSFNSEKNSGFDAFLNKYQNSDFEFIKGSSSEAVSEIKDLTKLEDPNEKVIGLIVERMKEVLRNASKGSSFVSFSYTEISSLRQVLISSENLSMEEIDNALSSDKNTKSYLPDLFSSIDSLDKEKIDSKEVYFPFSFVPYFATALESIGVNSADIRSTIESSLDMEKGFSLKGLLDSIDEIKSKAIKTMETLGRDNKDLSFENACHYELLSNLVKGIETIESVFELPQDKNSFIEIDKNSINNFMAAIEKRLNQSFSDLELYKKSLDNSSKNKEAEFVKNLFNEEGQLFVKRDFNEEGQLFVKRDFNEEGQLFVKRDFNEEGQLSVKSYFNEEGQLFVKRDFNEEGQLSVKRDFHEEDQLFVKSHFNEKDLGKESFELTRNIFEDSFASWKRNQRVLSEENLKSIQADYQLKVFEKSHEYSFFANSPIDQPEIKALNLSTVLGLNSSFNELIQASVRNDKLNFTLEGSGGEEIDINIKSLLEMNLKNLKKEKLNDFSEDRSDFMKNSLTRNSGGVSKAAQPGSGASLSKQIMEQIEKQILRTVRLGEKEVSFRLNPPDLGRLHLRIESVRNGLNIKIIAEKNSTHELMVQQAQEFKNQLQSQGMQVAEVNVELAHNFDQAMARERKNSFENQSKNKGISGVKAKNNSKENAGLVKKKMFFSDKAVDLIA, encoded by the coding sequence ATGTATACAAATATATTTTTTTCAGGCTTTAAGAGTTTAGAAACATTTGAAGTCTCATCTAAAAGTTCATTTAACTCAGAAAAAAATTCAGGGTTTGATGCTTTTTTAAATAAATATCAAAACTCTGATTTTGAGTTTATAAAAGGTTCTTCATCAGAGGCTGTATCAGAAATAAAAGATTTAACAAAACTAGAAGACCCTAATGAAAAAGTTATTGGTTTGATAGTTGAGAGAATGAAGGAAGTTTTGAGAAATGCTTCTAAAGGCTCGTCTTTTGTAAGTTTTTCCTATACAGAAATTTCTTCATTAAGGCAGGTGCTTATTTCCTCGGAAAATTTGTCAATGGAAGAAATCGACAATGCTCTAAGCTCTGATAAAAACACAAAATCTTATCTCCCTGATCTGTTTTCATCCATAGATAGTTTAGATAAAGAGAAAATTGATTCAAAAGAGGTTTATTTTCCTTTTTCATTTGTTCCCTATTTTGCCACTGCTCTTGAAAGTATAGGGGTAAACTCAGCTGATATAAGATCAACAATTGAGTCAAGTTTGGACATGGAAAAAGGGTTTTCTTTAAAAGGCCTTCTTGATTCAATTGATGAAATCAAGTCAAAAGCAATAAAAACCATGGAAACTCTTGGTAGAGACAATAAAGATCTTAGTTTTGAAAATGCTTGCCACTATGAGCTTCTTTCTAATTTGGTAAAAGGAATTGAGACAATTGAGTCTGTTTTTGAACTTCCCCAGGACAAAAATTCTTTTATAGAGATAGATAAAAACTCTATCAATAATTTCATGGCTGCCATTGAGAAAAGATTGAACCAGTCCTTTTCAGATTTGGAATTGTATAAAAAATCATTGGATAATTCTTCTAAAAACAAAGAAGCAGAGTTTGTGAAAAATCTTTTTAATGAAGAAGGTCAATTGTTTGTAAAAAGAGATTTTAATGAAGAAGGTCAATTGTTTGTAAAAAGAGATTTTAATGAAGAAGGTCAATTGTTTGTAAAAAGAGATTTTAATGAAGAAGGTCAGTTGTCTGTAAAAAGTTATTTTAATGAAGAAGGTCAATTGTTTGTAAAAAGAGATTTTAATGAAGAAGGTCAGTTGTCTGTAAAAAGAGATTTTCATGAAGAAGACCAGTTGTTTGTAAAAAGTCATTTTAATGAAAAAGATCTGGGAAAAGAAAGTTTTGAGCTGACCAGAAATATTTTTGAAGACTCATTTGCCTCCTGGAAAAGAAATCAAAGAGTTTTGTCAGAAGAAAATTTAAAATCAATCCAGGCAGATTACCAGTTAAAAGTTTTTGAAAAATCCCATGAGTATTCTTTTTTTGCAAACTCTCCAATTGATCAGCCAGAAATAAAAGCCCTAAATCTTTCAACAGTTTTGGGTCTGAATTCCTCTTTTAATGAATTAATTCAGGCATCAGTCAGAAATGATAAATTAAATTTTACTTTAGAAGGCTCTGGGGGAGAAGAAATAGATATTAATATTAAAAGTCTTTTGGAAATGAATCTGAAAAATTTAAAAAAAGAAAAGCTTAATGATTTTTCAGAAGATAGATCAGATTTTATGAAGAACTCTTTGACAAGAAACTCAGGTGGAGTGTCTAAGGCTGCCCAGCCTGGCTCAGGAGCAAGTCTTTCAAAACAAATAATGGAACAAATTGAAAAACAGATTTTAAGAACAGTAAGGCTTGGTGAAAAAGAGGTCTCATTTAGGTTAAATCCGCCTGATTTGGGAAGGCTTCACTTAAGAATAGAAAGTGTAAGAAATGGGCTTAATATAAAAATAATTGCTGAAAAAAATTCAACCCATGAACTTATGGTTCAGCAGGCTCAGGAGTTTAAAAATCAGCTTCAGTCTCAGGGAATGCAGGTTGCAGAGGTAAATGTTGAGCTTGCTCATAATTTTGATCAGGCAATGGCAAGAGAAAGAAAAAACAGTTTTGAAAACCAGTCGAAAAATAAAGGCATTTCAGGGGTTAAAGCTAAAAACAATTCAAAAGAAAATGCCGGGCTTGTTAAAAAGAAAATGTTTTTTTCTGACAAAGCCGTTGATTTGATTGCTTAA
- a CDS encoding C39 family peptidase, protein MHFAIGFAILIALIPNFFPEAGADKKIAIFSSGYKGEIRIREDIIPFTEENFRHIVKQEHDFSCGSAALATLLNFYLNENLSEKQVIRGLMEFGDKEQIRQLRAFSLWDMQQFLDAIGYKSGGYKAKLEDLNNNEYWPCILPIKVYNYKHFVVLKGIYKDHVFLADPFLGNSSYSMDKFKKIWDDNIMFIIWADKEKTISNLKLSRRDLRYIDKEFQETLMTPSIDPTHKIETYRLDETGPWKTYKK, encoded by the coding sequence ATGCACTTTGCCATAGGTTTTGCAATTTTAATTGCTTTAATCCCAAATTTTTTTCCTGAAGCAGGAGCAGATAAAAAAATTGCTATTTTTTCTTCAGGCTATAAAGGTGAAATTCGCATCAGAGAAGATATCATCCCTTTTACTGAAGAAAACTTCAGACATATAGTAAAGCAGGAGCATGATTTCAGCTGCGGTTCTGCTGCTCTTGCAACTCTTTTAAACTTTTATCTCAACGAAAACTTAAGCGAAAAACAAGTTATAAGAGGTCTCATGGAATTTGGCGATAAAGAGCAGATTAGACAACTCAGAGCTTTTTCTTTATGGGATATGCAGCAGTTTCTCGACGCCATAGGCTATAAAAGCGGGGGCTACAAAGCTAAACTGGAAGACTTGAATAACAATGAGTACTGGCCTTGTATCCTTCCAATCAAGGTATACAATTATAAACATTTTGTTGTTTTAAAAGGAATTTATAAAGATCATGTTTTTCTTGCTGATCCTTTCCTGGGGAATTCCAGCTACTCAATGGATAAATTTAAAAAAATCTGGGATGACAATATAATGTTCATCATCTGGGCAGATAAAGAAAAAACAATCTCAAACCTTAAGCTTTCAAGAAGAGATTTAAGATATATTGACAAAGAATTTCAGGAAACCCTGATGACTCCCTCAATAGATCCAACCCATAAAATTGAAACCTACAGGCTGGATGAAACAGGACCATGGAAGACTTACAAAAAATGA
- a CDS encoding putative Na+/H+ antiporter, with protein sequence MSPTSIQVIGTVIFSIAVIHTFLANPIVAYSHKFKEGSMANRLLHFLGEVEAIFGIWSIIFIVFYAAIEGFMIVDEANRIIGGAIHYIDSVNYTEPAFVFVIMCMAGTKPILGFAEKLIKFIANLIPANGKMSFYISAMIFGPLLGSFITEPAAMTVTALLLLKFYYSEEMSQKFKYATIGTLFVNVSVGGTLTHFAAPPVLMVAAKWGWGMSHMMTNFGYKAATGVIVVTLVTSFLFRNELQGDLAESEDSSQDSVPFWIIAIHIVFIALVVVTAHHPKFFLGLFLFFIGMTHITHEHQDQLKLKESLLVGFFLAGLVTLGGMQGWWLQDLIAKLPDLALFYGTTVLTGVTDNAALTYLGTLVEGLTESAKYYLVAGAVAGGGLTVIANAPNPAGYGILNAQFDKGGINPLYLLISSLFPTAIMLVCYQFLPSL encoded by the coding sequence ATGAGCCCCACATCGATTCAGGTAATAGGAACAGTTATTTTTAGTATAGCTGTTATTCACACTTTTTTGGCTAATCCCATTGTGGCCTATTCCCATAAGTTTAAAGAAGGTTCAATGGCTAACCGGCTTCTTCATTTTTTGGGGGAAGTTGAAGCTATCTTTGGTATTTGGTCAATTATATTTATAGTGTTTTATGCAGCGATCGAAGGATTTATGATAGTTGACGAAGCCAATCGTATAATTGGTGGGGCAATTCACTATATTGACAGCGTTAACTACACAGAGCCGGCTTTTGTTTTTGTAATTATGTGTATGGCAGGTACAAAGCCTATTTTAGGGTTTGCCGAAAAGTTAATTAAGTTTATTGCAAATCTTATCCCCGCCAATGGAAAAATGTCTTTTTATATTTCAGCTATGATTTTTGGTCCTCTTCTTGGTTCTTTTATTACAGAGCCTGCTGCAATGACAGTTACAGCTCTTCTTCTTCTCAAATTTTATTATTCTGAAGAAATGAGCCAGAAGTTTAAGTATGCAACAATAGGAACCTTGTTTGTAAATGTTTCTGTTGGAGGTACTCTTACACACTTTGCAGCACCTCCCGTTCTTATGGTTGCGGCGAAATGGGGTTGGGGAATGTCGCATATGATGACCAATTTCGGCTATAAGGCTGCTACTGGAGTTATTGTGGTAACCCTTGTTACTTCATTTTTATTCAGGAATGAGCTTCAAGGAGACCTTGCAGAAAGTGAAGACTCAAGTCAGGATTCAGTTCCTTTCTGGATTATTGCAATCCATATAGTTTTTATTGCTCTTGTTGTTGTAACTGCTCACCACCCAAAGTTTTTCCTTGGTCTTTTTCTCTTTTTTATTGGAATGACCCATATCACCCACGAACATCAGGATCAGCTTAAATTAAAAGAATCTTTACTTGTAGGTTTTTTTCTTGCAGGTCTTGTTACTCTTGGAGGAATGCAGGGATGGTGGCTTCAGGATCTGATTGCCAAACTTCCTGATCTAGCTTTATTTTATGGTACAACTGTACTTACAGGGGTAACAGATAATGCTGCTCTTACCTATCTTGGTACACTTGTTGAAGGTTTAACCGAATCTGCCAAGTACTATCTTGTTGCAGGTGCTGTTGCAGGCGGTGGTCTTACAGTAATTGCCAATGCTCCAAACCCAGCTGGATACGGAATTTTAAATGCTCAGTTTGATAAAGGAGGAATAAATCCCCTTTATCTTTTAATAAGTTCTCTTTTTCCTACAGCAATTATGCTTGTTTGCTATCAGTTTCTTCCAAGTTTATAA